The Schistocerca gregaria isolate iqSchGreg1 chromosome 1, iqSchGreg1.2, whole genome shotgun sequence genome includes a window with the following:
- the LOC126284877 gene encoding uncharacterized protein LOC126284877: MPLQQPQPQPQPGSPPRRPAHRSRPRPPASPPRRGSATPPPSPPQTLSPPLSPQHRRPRPGAAPGFRGTAALTPAAPEPTAAAGPPPPPPPPPPQPRSPDALADAVDGGGGGSGSVDDGERLVRECEQYLSSHELRAPGPADCSRAGSASSLSEGGGAAGRRASSSSLPPDDVAALKRRRNLVGRCVNKVRSLIRK; encoded by the exons ATGCC ACtgcagcagccgcagccgcagccgcagccgggcAGCCCGCCGCGGCGGCCCGCCCACCGCTCCCGGCCCCGGCCGCCCGCCAGCCCTCCGCGCCGCGGCTCGGCCACGCCTCCGCCTTCGCCGCCGCAGACGCTATCGCCGCCGCTGTCGCCGCAGCACCGCCGGCCCAGGCCGGGGGCGGCGCCCGGCTTCCGCGGGACGGCGGCACTCACCCCGGCCGCCCCCGAACCCACCGCGGCTgcggggccgccgccgccgccgccgccgccgcccccgcagccgcgcAGCCCGGACGCGCTGGCGGACGCggtcgacggcggcggcggcggcagcggcagcgtcgACGACGGGGAGCGGCTGGTGCGCGAGTGCGAGCAGTACCTGAGCAGCCACGAGCTGCGCGCGCCGGGCCCGGCGGACTGCAGCCGCGCCGGCTCGGCGTCGTCCCTGTCCGAGGGCGGCGGCGCGGCAGGGAGGCGCGCGTCCAGTTCGTCGCTGCCGCCGGACGACGTGGCCGCCCTCAAGCGCAGGCGCAACCTCGTGGGCCGCTGTGTGAACAAGGTGCGGTCGCTGATCCGCAAGTAG